The genomic segment CTATTGGATAGGAAAAAATATGGGCCGCCAAATCCCCATTCAATCTGCAACAGGCCCGATTATGCCTTTTATTCGGCTTGGATTAGGCCAGCTAGACGTCGTGGAGGAAACCGGGCAAACTATCGTTTATTCACTCATCCATTCTATTTTTAGCTATCAGTCTATAGAAAGACTAGGATGCAGTCTTTCTTTTGAGGCCGGGATCATCGCAGGTATGATTGAGCAGTGGAAAGAAAGAGAAGCGTTCAGCAAAATCGAAATGGAAAGCCCCTCAAACATACGTATAACTGTACAAGTGGCGTCATGAAGAAAATGCCCCCTCTACCTATAACAAAGGGAGAGGGAGCATCCATATTTTATACTCCGTGCACGATCGCGGTTTCCTTGACATCCAGACCATATGCCGAATGAAGGCTGCGAACAGCCAGCTCTGTCAAGGCTGCTGGAATGACGCAAGAAACCTTGATATCAGACGTAGATACCATTTTAATAGAAATTTCTTTTTCTGCCAGGACGCGGAACATTTCGGCAGCTACCCCTGGATTGTTGATCATGCCTGAGCCAACAATTGATACCTTGGTCAAGCCTTCCTCGAAATCGATTTTTTCAAAGCCGAGCTCGTTTTTGTTTCTGTCCAACGTATCCAGTGCTTTTTTCAGGTCATCCGCTGCAACGGTAAAAGAAATGTTCGTAACAGACGCATCATAGGAGCTTTGGATAATGATATCCACGTTCACCTGATTGTCCGCCAGCGTATTGAACAGACGGGAGAGCGTCCCGACCTTTGCAGGCATGCCGACAACCGTGATTTTGGCAACATCTTCATCGTGTGCAACTCCACTTACTACTCTTCCTGTTTCCATGTTGGCAACCTCCTCAACGTACGTACCATCTTCGGCAGTAAAGCTCGAGCGGACGACCAGCCTTACCTTGTATTTTTTCGCAGCCTCTACTGACCTTGGATGAAGAACCCCTGCACCGAGGTTCGCCAGCTCCAGCATCTCATCGTACGAGATCGTATCCAGCTTGCTCGCAGCTGGAACGACTCGCGGATCAGCTGTATACACCCCGGACACGTCCGTAAAGATTTCGCATTTCTCAGCGTTCAAGCTCGCTGCGAGTGTAACCGCAGATGTATCCGATCCACCGCGGCCGAGCGTCGTTATTTCACCTTCGTCACTGATCCCTTGGAATCCTGCCACGATCACCACACGACCACGGCCGAGCTCCGATTGAATCCGCTCTGGATCAATTTGCTTGATCCGTGCTCTTCCGTGAATCGCCTCCGTGGTAATCCCAGCTTGCCAGCCCGTTAGAGAAATAGCGTCGTAGCCTTTGCTATGCAAGGCCATCGACAAAAGCGCGATCGATACCTGCTCCCCCGTGGTCAGCAGCATATCCATTTCACGCTCGGATGGGTATGCGCTAATCTGCTTGGCCATGTCTACCAACACGTCAGTAGATTTCCCCATTGCAGAAACAACGACTACCACATCATGCCCTTCCTCTTTGTAGCTGATTATTCGATCCGCAACTCGTAAAATTCGCTCAATGGTACCTACAGAGGTGCCTCCATATTTCTGCACGATCAACCCCATGCGGCTTCTCTCCCTTTTTCTCATATCCAATGTTGGTATTTATCTCGTATCGTATGGTTTTTCACTATTCTCTCTATAAGGAAAAGTCTTGCATTTTTATTTTACAAAAAAGGCACCGACAAGGAATAAGACCTGCCGCTGCCTACTGTTTCGACATACCGGTTCCTCCCTCCCAATACACGCGGACAACGAAGATTGACAGTCATCACCATCAAAACTCACATTGACACACCGTGAGATAGCTCTCCATCTGACAATTGGTCATTGTGCAGATGACAGTCCTGCATTTGTTCAACGCAGACCCAGCATGGAGAAAAGCGGGTTTCCCTCCACACTTCGGCGAATTCCCCTTTCCCGTTCCCTTCACAGATACCCGATCTCAGGGTGGTACTCTTGGTTTTCGCGCCTCTACCTCACTCCATAATGGAAGTGAGGCTAACTATTCTGTTTGAATCGGATTATAACATGAGTCTAAAAATGGATCAATTCCTTTTTAGAGGTCGTTCAAAAAGTTGCATTTGCTATGTGTCAAGCTTGCGCAAATGAGCGATGATTTCTTTCGCCAGCTTGTCGCCGATCCCTAATTGGCGGAAGTCTTCGACGGTCGCCTCCCGCATTTTTTTCAACGAGCCAAAATGAGAGAACAACAGCTTGCGTCGCTTCTCACCGATACCCGGGATCTCATCCAACTGCGAGGAGAGCATCGTTTTCGTCCGGGATTGTCTGTGGAATGTAATAACAAAACGGTGGACTTCATCTTGGATGCGCTGCAACAAATAAAACTCATAGCTATCCCGTCTAAGATTCACAGGCTCTGGCGGATCTCCGTACATGAGCTGAGCGGTGCGGTGCTTCTCGTCCTTCGCGAGTCCACAGACGGGAATATAGAGGCCCAGCTCGTTTTCCAGCACGTCCATAGCCGCACTGATTTGGCCCTTCCCACCATCGATCACAATCAGGTCAGGCATCGGCTGGTTTTCTTTCAGCAGGCGAGAGTAACGACGACGAACCACTTCGCGCATGGAGCCGTAATCATCTGGCCCCTCGACGGTTTTGATCTTGAATTTGCGGTATTCCTTTTTGTCAGGGCGCCCGTCTGTAAACACAATCATCGCAGACACAGGCTCGGTTCCCTGAATGTTGGAGTTGTCAAACGCTTCAATTCGATGAGGAACCGGAATCCCTAAAATGTGACCAAGATTGTGTACCGCTTGGACTGTACGAGCATCGTCCTTGGACATCAGCGCGAACTTCTCCTGCAAAGCAATACGGGCGTTCTCGGAAGCCATCTTCACGAGCTCATGCTTTTTGCCTCTTTTCGGAGCATGGACTTTGATGCCCAGCCATTCACTCAACAATTCCGGTTCACTTTCTTGCGGGAGCAAAACTTCTTTTGGCAGCGCATTTTGCTTGTCGTAGTAGAACTGGCTCACATATGACATAAAGTCTTCGGTTTCGCTGCCATAGTATGGAAAGGAAGTCGTCTGACGCTCGATCATCTTCCCTTTTCGCATATAGAACACCTGAATGCACATCCAGCCTTTTTCCACAGCGAACCCGATAATGTCGCGGTCTACCGTATCGGTGAACGTGATCTTCTGCTTCTCCATCACCGCTTCGATGCTCTTGATCTGATCGCGATATTCCTTTGCACGCTCGAACTCCATGTTTTCTGCGGCTTGCAGCATTTTTTCCGTAAGGGTTTGCTTCATTTCCTCATGACCACCATCGAGGAACCGGCTGATTTCGTCCACCAAACGCTGATTTTCCTCTGCCGATACCTCGTACACACAGGGCGCAAGACATTGTCCCAAATGGTAGTAAAGACAAACCTGCTTGGGCATATTGCGGCATTTGCGCAACGGATAGAGGCGATCCAGCAGCTTCTTCACCTCGGAGGCATCTCCGGCATTTGGATACGGACCGAAATACTTGGCTTTATCTTTCAATACCTTACGGGTAATCTCCAGGCGTGGCTGCGCCTCATTCGTAATTTTGATGTACGGATACGTCTTGTCGTCGCGGAGCATGACATTGTAACGCGGGTCGTGCTCTTTGATCAGGTTGCACTCGAGGATGAGCGCCTCAATCGCTGAGGATACCACAATGTACTCAAAGTCCACGATCTCGCTGACCAACAGCTGCGTCTTCCCGTTATGACTGCCTGTAAAATAAGAGCGGACGCGGTTTTTCAGCACCTTGGCTTTGCCTACGTAAATGATTTCCCCGCTCGCATTTTTCATCAGGTAGCAGCCTGGCTTATCTGGCAGGACGGCCAGTTTATCTTTTAAGGAGCTGTTCATGGCTGCTCCCTCCCCTTTCTATATCTGTCTTGCATCTATTTGTTCTTGTGGAATGGCTTTTCCAATACATATAGTTCATCTTCCAAGGAACTCATCCGTTCCACCAGCAGCTTCCGGCTGTCTTGCACCCCTTGATTGTAATAGAAGGGACCAAGCTCTTTTGAAAAAAAGGCAATCAACTCTTCCGTTTCCAAATTGCCAAGTGTCTCCGACCGTTCTTCTTTAAAATAGCGTTGTACTTGATGAACTAGATATTCCATTTGCTCTCTCGTCAATTTGGCTGGCATCGTATCCGGCTTCCTTCCCTTTTTCAACTCAGAAGAGAATATACGTTCTATCCTTCATAGTACCATGGAATGAATACGAAAAAAACTGCCGCCTCATTCCATAGCGACAGTTTTTTATAGGCAAACCTAGTGCTTGCGACCGCCCAAATACGCTTCTTTTACACGCTCGTCGTTTAACAATGATTCTCCTGTGCCGTCCAATACGATTTGCCCTGCCTCCAGTACATACCCGTAATCAGCGATTTTGAGGGCCTGTTTGACATTTTGCTCCACGATGAGGACGGTTGTACCTTCCGCATTGATTTCTTTGATCACCTTGAAAATGTCCGCCACCACGATGGGAGCCAAGCCCATCGAAGGCTCGTCCAATAGCAACAGCTTCGGTCGAGACATCAATGCGCGAGCAATGGCTAGCATTTGCTGCTGACCGCCAGACATCGTCCCTCCCAATTGAGAAAGCCGTTCCTTGAGGATGGGGAACCAGGTCATCATCTTCTCCATGTCTTCCTTGATGCCTTGTGCATCGTTGCGCTGGAATGCGCCCATCTCCAGGTTTTCCAGCACGGTCATCTTCCCGAGGATCGCACGCCCTTCTGGTACCAAAGCCAGTCCGGCTTTTACAATCTGATGCGGTCTCGAACCCTCTATGCGTTGACCACAAAACGTAATCGTCCCTGCTTCCGGCTTCAGTTGACCTGCGATCGTGCGCATGGTTGTGGTTTTGCCCGCTCCGTTCGCCCCGATCAGCGAGACGATTTTGCCCTCAGGCACTTCCAGCGTTAT from the Brevibacillus brevis genome contains:
- a CDS encoding aspartate kinase, which encodes MGLIVQKYGGTSVGTIERILRVADRIISYKEEGHDVVVVVSAMGKSTDVLVDMAKQISAYPSEREMDMLLTTGEQVSIALLSMALHSKGYDAISLTGWQAGITTEAIHGRARIKQIDPERIQSELGRGRVVIVAGFQGISDEGEITTLGRGGSDTSAVTLAASLNAEKCEIFTDVSGVYTADPRVVPAASKLDTISYDEMLELANLGAGVLHPRSVEAAKKYKVRLVVRSSFTAEDGTYVEEVANMETGRVVSGVAHDEDVAKITVVGMPAKVGTLSRLFNTLADNQVNVDIIIQSSYDASVTNISFTVAADDLKKALDTLDRNKNELGFEKIDFEEGLTKVSIVGSGMINNPGVAAEMFRVLAEKEISIKMVSTSDIKVSCVIPAALTELAVRSLHSAYGLDVKETAIVHGV
- a CDS encoding DUF2164 domain-containing protein, with the protein product MPAKLTREQMEYLVHQVQRYFKEERSETLGNLETEELIAFFSKELGPFYYNQGVQDSRKLLVERMSSLEDELYVLEKPFHKNK
- a CDS encoding ABC transporter ATP-binding protein translates to MLNIQNLTTSYGQIKAIRGITLEVPEGKIVSLIGANGAGKTTTMRTIAGQLKPEAGTITFCGQRIEGSRPHQIVKAGLALVPEGRAILGKMTVLENLEMGAFQRNDAQGIKEDMEKMMTWFPILKERLSQLGGTMSGGQQQMLAIARALMSRPKLLLLDEPSMGLAPIVVADIFKVIKEINAEGTTVLIVEQNVKQALKIADYGYVLEAGQIVLDGTGESLLNDERVKEAYLGGRKH
- a CDS encoding YslB family protein, which gives rise to MKEKDQLAALLPPEIIPYAERMNMPYLGYHLLRETLTSTLLGDSENHILYWIGKNMGRQIPIQSATGPIMPFIRLGLGQLDVVEETGQTIVYSLIHSIFSYQSIERLGCSLSFEAGIIAGMIEQWKEREAFSKIEMESPSNIRITVQVAS
- the uvrC gene encoding excinuclease ABC subunit UvrC, producing MNSSLKDKLAVLPDKPGCYLMKNASGEIIYVGKAKVLKNRVRSYFTGSHNGKTQLLVSEIVDFEYIVVSSAIEALILECNLIKEHDPRYNVMLRDDKTYPYIKITNEAQPRLEITRKVLKDKAKYFGPYPNAGDASEVKKLLDRLYPLRKCRNMPKQVCLYYHLGQCLAPCVYEVSAEENQRLVDEISRFLDGGHEEMKQTLTEKMLQAAENMEFERAKEYRDQIKSIEAVMEKQKITFTDTVDRDIIGFAVEKGWMCIQVFYMRKGKMIERQTTSFPYYGSETEDFMSYVSQFYYDKQNALPKEVLLPQESEPELLSEWLGIKVHAPKRGKKHELVKMASENARIALQEKFALMSKDDARTVQAVHNLGHILGIPVPHRIEAFDNSNIQGTEPVSAMIVFTDGRPDKKEYRKFKIKTVEGPDDYGSMREVVRRRYSRLLKENQPMPDLIVIDGGKGQISAAMDVLENELGLYIPVCGLAKDEKHRTAQLMYGDPPEPVNLRRDSYEFYLLQRIQDEVHRFVITFHRQSRTKTMLSSQLDEIPGIGEKRRKLLFSHFGSLKKMREATVEDFRQLGIGDKLAKEIIAHLRKLDT